From Sphingopyxis sp. USTB-05, the proteins below share one genomic window:
- a CDS encoding CBS domain-containing protein, with translation MTIGAILRERTGAVISAQPGDTVRSAVDLLAQNRIGAVPVVENDKIVGIFSERDIVRLLSSYGPDALDRNLEDVMTKSPVTCDSSTAVIAALSQMTQKRIRHLPVVDAGRIAGFVSIGDLVKYRIDRIEAEAAAMRDYIAS, from the coding sequence ATGACGATCGGAGCGATTCTTCGTGAACGGACCGGCGCGGTGATATCGGCGCAGCCGGGGGATACTGTGCGGTCCGCGGTCGATCTTCTGGCACAGAACCGGATCGGCGCCGTGCCGGTGGTCGAGAATGACAAGATCGTCGGCATCTTCTCCGAACGCGACATCGTTCGCCTGCTATCCTCTTATGGCCCGGACGCACTCGACCGTAATCTCGAAGACGTGATGACCAAATCGCCGGTGACCTGCGATTCGAGTACCGCCGTGATCGCCGCGCTCTCGCAGATGACGCAGAAGCGTATCCGTCACCTGCCCGTGGTCGACGCCGGCCGCATCGCCGGCTTCGTTTCGATCGGCGATCTCGTCAAATATCGAATCGACCGCATCGAGGCCGAGGCTGCGGCGATGCGCGACTATATAGCGTCTTGA
- a CDS encoding acyl-CoA thioesterase, producing MTDNKPDCPRDPILRVVPRPADINANGHIFGGWVLSQMDIAGGIVAGREAQGAVATVAIESMEFIAPILLRDIISVYATLERRGRTSMGIRIEVIATRDGGRTEEKVTGGLFTFVALDENHRPRALPPA from the coding sequence ATGACCGATAACAAGCCCGACTGCCCCCGCGACCCGATCCTGCGCGTCGTCCCCCGCCCCGCCGACATCAACGCCAACGGCCATATCTTCGGCGGCTGGGTCTTGAGCCAGATGGATATCGCCGGCGGCATCGTTGCCGGGCGCGAGGCGCAGGGAGCGGTGGCCACCGTCGCGATCGAATCGATGGAATTCATCGCGCCGATCCTGCTGCGCGACATCATCTCCGTCTATGCGACGCTTGAGCGGCGCGGGCGGACGTCGATGGGGATAAGAATCGAAGTAATCGCGACCCGCGACGGCGGGCGCACCGAGGAAAAGGTGACCGGCGGACTGTTCACCTTCGTCGCACTCGACGAAAATCACAGGCCGCGCGCGCTGCCACCGGCCTGA
- a CDS encoding DUF4139 domain-containing protein: MRAWPLLLWVAALLAPTPVFAQASAPVVVSAKIDDSAVTVYRAPGRGSGAIDPNWPQGFAFITETRTVTLPAGNSVLRFEGVAEGLLPETAVVSGLPDGVIEKNRDARLLSPAGLVDAYLKRSVTLRRTSLATGKVVEQETVIQSGPNGGVIVQTAAGVEALACSGLPERMLYSRVPKDLSAKPTLSVVVESKAARTMKVQLLYLAEGFDWAANYVADRGTDGKTLGLTGWITVANGGVTSFPGAQLNVIAGRLNKMYSPPLPRSTPGSLVLKCWPMDITSTHPLWELPPIIEVEQNFDGIAAEEVVVTASRRDRRAMAMAPPPPPPPPPPAPPPPPAEDLGDLKFYRIPFRVDVSAKGQKQVALLAKDKVAVEQLYAATLYNYGDGRPQPLMMRLRAQNRESDGLGLALPAGMATVFETIGDRRLLVGEAAIGDKAKNERVDYDIGSSPAVQYKVAVQPDPNADYKLWQVTLTNARPFDAEVEMLIPFALDPTPEGWERRGSSWVWRVRVPANDSLIQTFRQKLKGD; the protein is encoded by the coding sequence ATGCGGGCCTGGCCGCTGCTGCTGTGGGTCGCGGCTCTGCTCGCGCCGACGCCCGTGTTTGCCCAGGCTTCGGCGCCGGTGGTCGTGTCGGCGAAAATCGACGATAGCGCGGTCACCGTCTATCGCGCCCCGGGACGCGGCAGCGGCGCGATTGATCCGAACTGGCCGCAGGGTTTCGCCTTCATCACAGAAACGCGCACCGTCACCTTACCCGCAGGAAACTCGGTGCTGCGCTTCGAAGGCGTGGCCGAAGGATTGCTTCCCGAAACCGCGGTAGTGAGCGGACTGCCCGACGGCGTCATCGAAAAGAATCGCGACGCGCGGTTGCTGTCACCCGCGGGTCTCGTCGATGCCTATCTGAAGCGTAGCGTCACCCTGCGGCGCACCAGCCTTGCGACCGGAAAGGTGGTCGAACAGGAGACAGTGATTCAGTCGGGCCCCAATGGCGGGGTGATTGTTCAGACCGCGGCAGGGGTGGAGGCGCTTGCCTGCTCGGGTTTGCCCGAACGGATGCTCTATTCGCGCGTGCCGAAAGACCTCTCGGCCAAGCCGACCTTGTCGGTGGTGGTCGAGAGCAAGGCGGCTCGCACCATGAAGGTGCAATTGCTCTATCTCGCCGAGGGGTTCGATTGGGCCGCCAACTATGTCGCTGACCGTGGCACCGACGGAAAGACGCTGGGCCTGACCGGCTGGATCACCGTCGCGAATGGCGGGGTGACGAGCTTTCCGGGTGCCCAGCTCAATGTGATCGCGGGACGGCTGAACAAGATGTACAGCCCACCCCTGCCGCGCAGTACGCCGGGATCGCTCGTCCTCAAATGCTGGCCGATGGATATCACGAGCACGCACCCGCTTTGGGAACTGCCGCCGATCATCGAAGTCGAGCAGAATTTTGACGGGATCGCAGCGGAGGAAGTCGTCGTGACTGCGAGCCGCCGCGACCGCCGCGCGATGGCGATGGCTCCGCCGCCTCCACCACCGCCGCCGCCGCCCGCGCCGCCGCCACCTCCGGCGGAGGATCTGGGCGACCTCAAATTCTATCGCATCCCGTTTCGCGTCGATGTGTCGGCGAAGGGGCAGAAGCAGGTGGCGCTGCTGGCGAAAGACAAGGTTGCGGTCGAGCAGCTCTATGCGGCGACGCTATACAATTATGGTGACGGTCGGCCGCAGCCGCTGATGATGCGATTGCGTGCACAGAACCGCGAATCGGATGGGCTCGGTCTTGCGCTTCCGGCCGGCATGGCGACGGTGTTCGAAACCATCGGTGACCGCCGCCTGCTCGTCGGCGAGGCGGCGATCGGCGACAAGGCGAAGAACGAACGCGTCGACTACGACATCGGGTCCAGCCCCGCCGTCCAATATAAGGTCGCGGTTCAGCCGGACCCGAATGCTGATTACAAGCTTTGGCAGGTCACGCTCACGAACGCTCGGCCGTTCGATGCCGAGGTAGAGATGCTGATCCCTTTCGCACTCGATCCGACCCCCGAAGGATGGGAGCGTCGCGGCAGCAGTTGGGTCTGGCGCGTGCGCGTTCCCGCGAACGACAGCCTGATCCAGACCTTCCGTCAGAAATTGAAGGGCGACTGA
- a CDS encoding DUF4139 domain-containing protein, whose amino-acid sequence MRILAMACLPLAVGGSALPALAQDAATGNAQGDVAVTIYNNGQSLVQDDRQLSVAAGRNRIEFPDVSARIRPETVTLSGPGIGIVEQNFDFDLLTPDKLMDKAVGQSITLVRTNPATGAERTERAKVLAANGGIVLQIGERIEVLRDDGLPVRAVFDRLPPNLRARPTLSVTVDAANAGTVPARLSYLTPNLGWTADYVALFDAAKGAMDIQGWVTLTNSTGTTFNNARTLLVAGNPGGGGGFRQMSGAMDSAGTESNDRERLGDYYLYPLAQRTTIANAQQKQVSFLDVKGAPARSTYEYVNRWLGSNNEPVSTASVLRFSTSRQGGLGDQLPAGTIRVYMRDARGDPQFIGENRIDHTPMGSAMSLRTGDAFDVKVQPTVVSRTRKGDSRWVTKMKYTVSNARSAPVTVLLAQDGLYGDVRISDESLKGERISADRMEWQVPVPANGKVDLTVTFDSRY is encoded by the coding sequence ATGCGCATCTTGGCAATGGCCTGTCTTCCGCTGGCCGTCGGCGGATCGGCGCTTCCGGCTCTCGCGCAGGATGCCGCGACCGGTAACGCGCAGGGCGATGTCGCGGTCACCATATATAATAACGGCCAGTCGCTGGTGCAGGACGACCGTCAGCTGAGTGTCGCCGCCGGCCGCAACCGCATCGAGTTCCCCGACGTATCGGCGCGCATCCGTCCCGAGACGGTCACGCTCTCCGGCCCCGGCATCGGCATCGTCGAACAGAATTTCGATTTCGACCTGCTTACCCCCGACAAGCTGATGGACAAGGCGGTCGGCCAGTCGATCACGCTCGTTCGAACCAACCCAGCGACTGGTGCCGAACGCACCGAGCGCGCGAAGGTGCTGGCGGCGAACGGGGGCATCGTTCTCCAGATCGGCGAGCGGATCGAGGTACTGCGCGATGACGGCCTGCCGGTACGCGCGGTGTTCGACCGGCTGCCGCCGAATCTGCGTGCGCGGCCGACGCTGTCGGTGACGGTCGATGCCGCCAATGCCGGCACCGTACCGGCGCGGCTTTCCTATCTCACCCCGAACCTTGGTTGGACCGCCGACTATGTCGCGCTGTTCGATGCCGCAAAGGGCGCGATGGATATTCAGGGTTGGGTGACGCTGACGAACAGCACCGGCACGACATTCAATAATGCGCGCACCTTGCTTGTCGCGGGCAATCCCGGCGGGGGTGGCGGCTTCCGCCAGATGTCGGGTGCGATGGATTCGGCCGGGACCGAATCGAATGATCGCGAGCGGCTCGGCGACTATTATCTCTATCCGCTCGCCCAGCGCACGACGATCGCCAACGCGCAGCAGAAGCAAGTGAGCTTCCTCGACGTGAAGGGCGCACCAGCGCGATCGACCTATGAATATGTCAATCGCTGGCTCGGCAGCAACAACGAGCCTGTCAGCACCGCGAGTGTGCTGCGTTTCTCGACCTCGCGGCAGGGCGGTCTAGGCGACCAGCTGCCGGCGGGGACGATTCGCGTCTATATGCGTGACGCGCGCGGCGATCCGCAGTTTATCGGCGAGAATCGCATCGACCATACCCCAATGGGATCGGCGATGTCGTTGCGCACCGGCGACGCGTTCGATGTGAAAGTCCAGCCGACCGTCGTGTCGCGCACGCGCAAGGGTGATTCGCGCTGGGTGACCAAAATGAAATATACGGTCAGCAATGCACGGTCGGCGCCGGTGACGGTGCTCCTCGCGCAGGATGGGCTTTATGGTGACGTCCGGATTAGCGACGAAAGCCTGAAGGGCGAGCGTATTTCGGCCGACCGCATGGAATGGCAGGTGCCCGTGCCAGCCAACGGCAAGGTCGACCTGACCGTCACATTCGATTCGCGTTACTGA
- a CDS encoding DUF4167 domain-containing protein, translated as MSQLNMNNRQSGRRRGRNNNSNNNNRSQSGGRGGVDQANRIDSRARGNGAQMIEKYRNLARDAQLAGDRVQTEYYLQFADHYFRVVSDFRARQEEKAAANGQERSNDRGREIRGVEDFDGHDDTDFEADNGRDDSDNGDDRGGERSDRGERNDRGQRDNNRENRGNREPRGDRDDDNRGNRQQSRSRPARVRDDEEVRDERNDRNEAPAREEAAEQEPAPRPARRPARRPRQDDNADNGNAGIDTAVLPPAIGRPERAAESEAEVEVEAPAAKPRRTRRTLAARNSDVEAAE; from the coding sequence ATGTCTCAGTTGAACATGAACAACCGCCAGAGCGGTCGCCGTCGCGGCCGCAACAATAACAGCAACAACAACAACCGCTCGCAGTCGGGCGGTCGTGGTGGGGTCGACCAGGCCAACCGCATCGACAGCCGGGCGCGCGGCAACGGCGCCCAGATGATCGAGAAATACCGCAATCTCGCGCGCGACGCGCAGCTTGCCGGCGACCGGGTCCAGACCGAATATTATCTGCAGTTCGCCGACCATTATTTCCGCGTCGTGAGCGACTTCCGTGCCCGGCAGGAAGAAAAGGCTGCGGCGAACGGCCAAGAACGCAGCAACGACCGCGGTCGCGAAATTCGCGGCGTCGAGGATTTCGACGGCCACGACGATACCGATTTCGAAGCCGACAATGGCCGCGACGACTCCGATAATGGCGATGACCGCGGCGGCGAGCGCAGCGATCGCGGCGAACGCAACGACCGCGGCCAGCGCGACAACAATCGCGAGAACCGCGGCAATCGCGAACCGCGCGGCGACCGCGACGATGACAATCGCGGCAACCGCCAGCAGTCGCGCAGCCGCCCGGCGCGGGTTCGCGACGACGAAGAAGTGCGCGACGAACGCAATGATCGCAACGAAGCGCCCGCGCGCGAAGAGGCGGCCGAGCAGGAGCCGGCTCCGCGTCCGGCGCGTCGCCCGGCCCGCCGTCCGCGTCAGGACGACAACGCCGACAATGGCAATGCGGGGATCGACACCGCAGTGTTGCCGCCCGCGATCGGTCGTCCCGAACGCGCCGCCGAAAGCGAAGCTGAAGTCGAGGTCGAAGCGCCCGCCGCCAAGCCGCGCCGTACGCGCCGCACGCTCGCTGCCCGGAACTCGGACGTCGAAGCCGCCGAATAA
- the prmC gene encoding peptide chain release factor N(5)-glutamine methyltransferase, with protein sequence MTDVGAALREAAARLAAVSDTSRLDAELLMAHALGVERPALLLDPERYDVPADFGALIARRMAHEPVAYILGYRDFWTIRLQVGPGVLIPRPDSETLIEAAVRHFGGTGPSHILDLGTGPGTLLYAAMSEWPAARGVGIDASEVALGYAGENASALAMNDRTELIHGDWAKGISGAFDLILCNPPYIADSEQLMPDVVAHEPAGALFAGADGLDDYRRVIPDLPRILAPGGLAVLEIGHTQHMLVRKLAEAAGFSVACRQDLGGRDRALLLTRA encoded by the coding sequence GTGACTGACGTCGGCGCCGCGCTGCGCGAGGCGGCAGCGCGGCTGGCGGCGGTATCCGATACGTCGCGGCTCGATGCCGAATTGCTGATGGCGCACGCGCTGGGCGTCGAACGGCCGGCGCTGCTGCTCGATCCTGAGCGTTACGATGTCCCGGCGGATTTCGGCGCGTTGATCGCCCGCCGCATGGCCCATGAGCCCGTTGCCTATATCCTCGGCTACCGCGATTTCTGGACGATCCGGCTGCAAGTCGGCCCGGGCGTGCTGATTCCGCGGCCTGACAGCGAGACGCTTATCGAGGCGGCGGTCCGTCATTTTGGCGGCACGGGCCCCAGCCATATTCTCGATCTCGGGACCGGGCCCGGAACGCTTCTATATGCGGCGATGAGCGAGTGGCCCGCGGCGCGCGGCGTCGGTATCGATGCCAGCGAAGTGGCGCTGGGCTACGCCGGCGAAAATGCTTCCGCGCTTGCGATGAACGATCGTACCGAATTGATACACGGGGACTGGGCCAAAGGGATCAGCGGCGCGTTCGACCTGATCCTCTGCAATCCGCCCTATATTGCCGATTCTGAACAATTGATGCCTGACGTTGTGGCGCATGAGCCTGCGGGCGCGCTGTTCGCCGGCGCCGACGGGCTCGACGATTATCGGCGGGTCATCCCCGATTTGCCCCGGATATTGGCGCCCGGCGGGCTCGCGGTTCTTGAAATCGGGCACACGCAGCATATGTTGGTTCGGAAGCTCGCCGAAGCGGCGGGGTTTTCGGTTGCCTGCAGACAGGATCTGGGCGGCCGCGACAGGGCGCTTTTGCTGACCCGCGCCTGA
- the prfA gene encoding peptide chain release factor 1, with the protein MANVSERQIDAIIERHAALQARMATGDMAPADFVAASKEFAELEPVAKAAAEVVRLRGELASLNEMLADPEMKAMAAEEIDAIEAALPAAEHDLAIKLLPKDVADERAAMLEIRAGTGGDEAALFAGDLLRMYSRYADGQGWKVEVISANEAEVGGYKEVVASVTGQGVFAKLKFESGVHRVQRVPATESQGRIHTSAATVAVLPEAEEVDVAINDSDLKIDIYRASGAGGQHVNTTDSAIRITHIPTGLVVIQQDQRSQHKNRAKAMQVLRARLYDLEREKIHSAEASARKSMVGSGDRSERIRTYNFPQGRVTDHRINLTLHRLPEIIEGAMDELIDALIAEDQAQRLAGLSD; encoded by the coding sequence ATGGCTAATGTTTCCGAAAGACAGATCGACGCCATCATCGAACGCCACGCTGCGCTGCAGGCGCGCATGGCGACGGGCGACATGGCGCCTGCCGATTTTGTTGCCGCGTCGAAGGAGTTCGCCGAACTCGAACCCGTTGCCAAGGCGGCGGCCGAGGTTGTGCGCCTGCGCGGTGAGCTCGCCTCGCTGAACGAAATGCTTGCCGATCCCGAGATGAAGGCAATGGCGGCGGAGGAGATCGACGCGATCGAGGCAGCTCTGCCCGCTGCCGAGCATGATCTGGCAATCAAGCTGCTGCCCAAGGATGTGGCCGACGAACGCGCCGCCATGCTCGAAATCCGCGCCGGGACCGGCGGTGACGAGGCGGCGTTGTTCGCGGGCGATTTGCTGCGCATGTACAGCCGTTATGCCGACGGACAGGGCTGGAAGGTCGAAGTCATCTCGGCAAACGAGGCAGAGGTCGGCGGATATAAGGAAGTCGTCGCGTCGGTGACGGGGCAGGGCGTCTTCGCCAAATTGAAGTTCGAAAGCGGCGTCCATCGCGTGCAGCGCGTTCCCGCGACCGAAAGCCAGGGCCGCATCCACACCAGCGCCGCGACCGTCGCGGTGTTGCCTGAGGCTGAAGAGGTCGACGTCGCGATCAACGACAGCGACCTCAAGATCGACATTTACCGCGCGAGCGGAGCGGGTGGGCAACACGTCAACACGACCGATTCGGCGATCCGCATCACACATATCCCGACCGGCCTCGTCGTGATTCAGCAGGACCAGCGCAGCCAGCACAAGAATCGTGCAAAGGCGATGCAGGTGCTGCGCGCGCGGCTTTATGACCTTGAGCGCGAGAAGATCCACAGCGCCGAAGCGTCGGCACGCAAGTCGATGGTCGGGTCGGGCGACCGCTCCGAACGCATCCGCACCTATAATTTTCCGCAGGGCCGCGTGACCGACCACCGCATCAATCTGACGCTCCACCGCCTGCCCGAAATCATCGAAGGCGCGATGGACGAGTTGATCGACGCGCTGATCGCCGAGGATCAGGCGCAGCGGCTTGCGGGGCTGAGTGACTGA
- the hisS gene encoding histidine--tRNA ligase: MSKDKSAKNPTPQAVRGTQDMLGDFADRFAHVVDTFERVRRLYGFKRVEVPVIEPTAVFARSLGETTDVVSKEMYSFEDRGGESITLRPEFTAGIARAYVTNGWQQFAPLKVATHGPLFRYERPQKGRYRQFHQLDAEMIGSDSPLADAELLVFADQLLKELGISEGVTLTLNTLGDVASRDAWRAALVDHFEAHRGDLSEDSLARLDKNPLRILDSKDPKDRPLADSAPDIDAYLTSEAQDFFGAVTAGLDAAGVAWERNARLVRGLDYYRHTAFEFVTDRLGAQGTVIGGGRYDGLIETLGGPPTPAVGWAGGIERLAMLLADDVIDNRLDAVIAVEDDDRLALAMTALAALRNGGFATEIVASGSPRKRFDKAAKIPAHALISVGTRDGAAHINVRGDSDRAKQVEAVVRAI, encoded by the coding sequence ATGAGCAAGGACAAAAGCGCGAAAAATCCGACCCCGCAAGCTGTGCGGGGCACCCAGGACATGCTTGGCGATTTCGCCGACCGGTTCGCGCATGTCGTCGATACCTTCGAACGGGTGCGCCGCCTCTATGGCTTCAAGCGGGTCGAGGTGCCGGTGATCGAGCCGACTGCCGTGTTCGCGCGCTCGCTCGGTGAAACCACCGATGTCGTATCGAAGGAAATGTATTCGTTCGAGGATCGTGGCGGCGAGTCGATCACGCTGCGTCCCGAATTTACCGCAGGCATTGCGCGGGCATATGTGACGAACGGCTGGCAGCAATTCGCACCGCTGAAAGTGGCAACACACGGCCCGCTGTTCCGTTATGAGCGCCCGCAAAAGGGTCGCTATCGTCAGTTTCACCAGCTCGATGCCGAGATGATCGGCAGCGACAGCCCGCTCGCCGATGCCGAGTTGCTGGTGTTCGCCGACCAGCTCCTGAAGGAACTGGGCATATCCGAAGGCGTGACGCTGACACTCAATACGCTGGGCGATGTCGCAAGCCGCGATGCCTGGCGCGCGGCGCTGGTCGATCATTTCGAAGCGCATCGCGGTGATCTGTCGGAAGACAGCCTCGCGCGGCTCGACAAAAATCCGCTGCGCATTCTCGACAGCAAGGATCCAAAGGACCGCCCGCTCGCCGACAGCGCGCCCGACATCGACGCCTATCTGACGAGCGAAGCGCAGGATTTCTTCGGCGCCGTCACCGCCGGGCTCGATGCCGCGGGCGTCGCATGGGAACGCAACGCGCGGCTCGTGCGCGGGCTCGATTATTATCGCCACACCGCGTTTGAATTCGTCACCGACCGGCTCGGCGCGCAGGGCACGGTGATCGGGGGCGGGCGCTATGACGGGCTGATCGAAACGCTCGGCGGACCGCCGACCCCCGCGGTCGGCTGGGCCGGCGGGATCGAACGGCTCGCGATGCTGCTCGCCGACGATGTGATCGACAATCGCCTCGACGCGGTGATCGCGGTCGAGGACGATGACAGGCTCGCGCTGGCGATGACGGCGCTGGCGGCGCTGCGCAATGGCGGCTTTGCGACCGAAATCGTCGCCAGCGGTTCGCCGCGCAAACGGTTCGACAAGGCCGCGAAAATTCCCGCGCATGCGCTGATTTCGGTCGGCACGCGCGATGGTGCGGCGCACATCAATGTTCGCGGCGACAGCGACCGCGCAAAGCAGGTTGAGGCGGTCGTCCGCGCAATCTGA
- a CDS encoding M61 family metallopeptidase: MKKALFVAAAVVAAPAAVSPAIAQDGNSRPQPVVQPLTIPLPADKPYPGTMQLKVDASDYARGIFHVRQTIPVAKAGKLTLLYPEWLPGKHAPRGAIAEMAGFKPSAGGKPLAWTRQPTDVYAFDIDVPAGVKSVDVAFDFLSPTRTSEGRVVVTPAMMNLQWEQVSLYPAGYFTRGIPVQLEVTLPDGWTGAAALDGVKVSGNRYSFAPTNYEVLVDSPMFAGKYFRKWDLGNKVTLNVVADEAKYLDASPDHIARHAALVSEAVALFGVRHFDRYEFLLALTDELGGIGLEHHRSSENSRNVDYFTKWNDNDSERGLLPHELTHSWNGKYRRPDKMWTPDFRTPMQDNLLWVYEGQTSFWDLVLAGRSGMQSKEMILAEWATNAGNYSAQPGRQWRSVEDTTLDPIIAARKPKPFASWSRSEDYYNEGSLMWLDADMLIRQATNNAKSLDDFARAFFGGREGDWGQDTYDFDDVVAALNAVHPYDWASFLRQRMQESGQPAPVGGIERAGYRLVWRDAPNAYDRDRMAQAKNADLTHSLGMTIDKDGVATGILWDGPAFKADIVNGAKIIAVDGLSYSRERIETAIRAAADGKTPVRLLVERSGRYRNVDIDYHDGLRWPHLEKVGSGPDWFDPLLAPRRRL; encoded by the coding sequence ATGAAAAAAGCACTGTTCGTCGCAGCGGCGGTCGTCGCCGCACCCGCCGCCGTTTCCCCCGCCATCGCCCAGGACGGCAACAGCCGGCCCCAGCCGGTCGTCCAGCCGCTGACGATCCCGCTGCCCGCCGACAAACCCTATCCGGGCACGATGCAGCTTAAGGTCGACGCGAGCGATTATGCGCGCGGCATCTTTCATGTGCGCCAGACGATCCCGGTGGCGAAGGCGGGCAAGCTGACCCTGCTCTATCCCGAATGGTTGCCCGGCAAGCACGCCCCGCGCGGCGCGATCGCCGAGATGGCAGGCTTCAAGCCGAGTGCCGGGGGCAAGCCGCTGGCCTGGACGCGCCAGCCGACCGACGTCTACGCCTTCGACATCGACGTGCCCGCGGGCGTAAAGAGCGTCGACGTCGCCTTTGACTTCCTGTCCCCGACGCGAACGAGCGAAGGCCGGGTGGTCGTCACCCCCGCGATGATGAACCTGCAATGGGAACAGGTCAGCCTGTACCCCGCGGGCTATTTCACCCGCGGGATTCCCGTGCAGCTCGAAGTCACCCTGCCTGACGGCTGGACCGGTGCGGCGGCGCTCGACGGGGTCAAGGTTTCGGGCAATCGCTACAGCTTCGCTCCGACCAATTACGAGGTACTCGTCGACAGCCCGATGTTTGCCGGAAAATATTTCCGCAAATGGGACCTCGGTAACAAGGTGACGCTGAACGTCGTCGCTGATGAGGCCAAATATCTTGATGCGAGCCCCGACCATATCGCGCGCCACGCGGCATTGGTGTCGGAAGCCGTCGCGCTGTTCGGCGTCCGCCATTTCGATCGCTATGAATTCCTGCTCGCGCTCACCGACGAACTCGGCGGCATCGGGCTTGAACATCATCGCAGCAGCGAGAACAGCCGCAACGTCGACTATTTCACCAAATGGAACGACAATGACAGCGAGCGCGGGCTCCTCCCCCACGAACTCACTCATAGCTGGAACGGCAAATATCGCCGCCCCGACAAGATGTGGACCCCCGACTTCCGTACCCCGATGCAGGACAATCTGTTGTGGGTTTACGAAGGCCAGACGAGCTTTTGGGATCTCGTTCTCGCCGGCCGTTCGGGGATGCAGTCCAAGGAGATGATCCTCGCCGAATGGGCGACGAATGCTGGCAATTACAGCGCCCAGCCGGGGCGCCAGTGGCGCTCGGTCGAAGACACGACGCTCGACCCGATCATCGCGGCGCGCAAACCCAAGCCCTTTGCCAGTTGGTCGCGGAGCGAGGATTATTACAACGAAGGGTCGCTGATGTGGCTCGACGCCGACATGCTGATCCGCCAGGCGACGAACAACGCCAAAAGCCTGGACGATTTCGCACGCGCCTTTTTCGGCGGGCGCGAGGGCGATTGGGGGCAGGACACCTATGATTTCGACGATGTCGTCGCGGCGCTGAACGCCGTCCATCCCTATGATTGGGCGAGCTTCCTGCGCCAACGCATGCAGGAAAGCGGCCAGCCCGCGCCGGTTGGAGGGATCGAGCGCGCGGGATACCGCCTCGTTTGGCGCGACGCGCCCAACGCCTATGATCGTGACCGCATGGCGCAGGCAAAGAATGCCGACCTCACCCATTCGCTGGGCATGACGATCGACAAGGACGGCGTCGCGACCGGCATTTTGTGGGACGGCCCGGCGTTCAAGGCCGACATCGTCAATGGCGCCAAGATCATCGCCGTCGACGGCCTGAGCTATAGTCGCGAGCGGATCGAAACGGCGATTCGCGCGGCTGCCGACGGCAAGACGCCGGTGCGGCTGCTTGTCGAGCGCAGCGGACGCTATCGCAATGTCGATATCGACTATCATGATGGGCTGCGCTGGCCGCATCTCGAAAAAGTCGGGAGTGGCCCCGACTGGTTCGATCCGCTATTGGCGCCGCGCCGCCGACTGTAA
- the ppa gene encoding inorganic diphosphatase, producing MRIDLIPAGDSPPDSLNVLIEVPIGGEPVKYEFDKASGALFVDRFLHTPMRYPANYGFVPHTLGEDGDPLDALVVARSPIVAGAVVKCRPIGVLLMEDDAGGDEKLLCVPVNKTFPYYADVASYTDMPPIVLQQIEHFFTHYKDLEPGKWAKLNGWGDVNEAKRIIVECIERAKKTGF from the coding sequence ATGCGCATCGACCTGATTCCCGCCGGCGACAGCCCGCCCGACAGCCTCAACGTCCTGATCGAAGTTCCGATCGGCGGCGAGCCGGTGAAATATGAATTCGACAAGGCGAGCGGCGCATTGTTCGTCGACCGCTTCCTGCACACGCCGATGCGTTACCCCGCCAATTACGGCTTCGTGCCCCACACGCTGGGCGAAGACGGCGATCCGCTCGATGCGCTGGTTGTCGCGCGTTCACCGATCGTCGCAGGCGCGGTCGTGAAATGCCGCCCGATCGGCGTGCTGCTGATGGAAGACGATGCCGGCGGCGACGAAAAGCTGCTGTGCGTCCCCGTCAACAAGACCTTTCCCTATTACGCCGATGTCGCGAGCTACACCGACATGCCGCCGATCGTGCTCCAGCAGATCGAGCATTTCTTCACCCACTATAAGGATCTCGAACCCGGCAAATGGGCGAAGCTCAACGGCTGGGGCGATGTGAACGAAGCGAAGCGCATCATCGTCGAATGCATCGAGCGCGCAAAGAAGACCGGTTTCTAA